The following coding sequences are from one Acidimicrobiia bacterium window:
- a CDS encoding MATE family efflux transporter, with translation MKISSRDRELLTLAIPALGALIAEPLYVLADTAVVGHLGTVPLAGLAVASAALLLIYGLCFFLAYGTTAAIARLTGAGEEKRAAEHAVQSLWLAIFLGLALAAGGTLAATPLLQLLGARGDLLAHASIYFRLSMYGAPAMLVMLAGVGYLRGIKDTVRPLWVAIGTALLNLVLELVLIYRFDLGIGASAMATVVAQWVGAFCYLLWISRAIRPHHVSLTPDFAAMRRLLTVAGELLVRNMALTSTFVTATAVAARIGTIDVAAHQIAFQAWFVMAMSMDAMAIAAQAMIGNLLGAGRADEAHLVGRRTIVWSVGIGSALSVVLFLAQTPFAQVFSADPAVIALSGFLVVHVALMGPLSGVAFALDGILIGAGDQRHMAKAMASAAGIGIPAIILTRVAGLGIGWVWGGIWLFMLARTSLLYRRFLSGRWQVTGA, from the coding sequence ATGAAGATTTCATCACGCGACCGGGAACTCCTCACCCTGGCCATACCGGCCCTCGGGGCACTCATCGCCGAACCACTTTACGTGTTAGCCGACACCGCAGTGGTCGGCCACCTGGGCACGGTACCCCTCGCTGGGCTAGCCGTAGCCTCCGCTGCTTTGCTGCTGATCTACGGACTGTGTTTCTTTCTGGCTTACGGAACCACCGCCGCCATCGCTCGCCTCACCGGAGCCGGAGAAGAAAAACGAGCCGCCGAACACGCCGTACAAAGCCTCTGGCTAGCAATCTTCCTCGGCCTAGCTCTCGCCGCCGGAGGCACTTTGGCCGCCACTCCCCTGCTGCAACTCTTAGGCGCCCGCGGCGACCTCCTTGCTCACGCCAGCATCTACTTTCGGCTCAGCATGTACGGTGCGCCCGCCATGCTGGTCATGTTGGCCGGAGTGGGCTACCTGAGAGGCATAAAAGACACCGTGCGACCCCTTTGGGTAGCCATCGGCACCGCACTCTTGAACCTGGTTCTTGAATTAGTACTGATCTACCGTTTCGACCTGGGGATCGGCGCCTCCGCTATGGCCACCGTGGTCGCCCAATGGGTAGGAGCATTCTGTTACCTCCTTTGGATCAGCCGAGCCATCCGCCCCCACCACGTATCACTCACTCCCGACTTTGCCGCCATGCGGCGCCTGCTAACCGTGGCCGGCGAACTACTGGTGCGCAACATGGCCCTGACCAGTACCTTCGTGACCGCCACCGCAGTAGCGGCCCGCATTGGCACCATCGACGTAGCCGCCCACCAAATAGCATTTCAAGCCTGGTTCGTTATGGCCATGTCCATGGACGCCATGGCCATCGCCGCCCAAGCCATGATCGGCAACCTGTTGGGCGCCGGCCGAGCCGACGAAGCCCACTTGGTGGGGCGCCGCACCATCGTTTGGTCAGTAGGCATCGGCAGCGCACTTAGCGTGGTGCTCTTCCTTGCCCAAACGCCTTTCGCTCAAGTCTTTTCCGCCGACCCAGCGGTCATAGCCCTCTCCGGCTTTTTAGTAGTTCACGTAGCCCTCATGGGGCCGCTCTCTGGCGTGGCCTTCGCTTTGGACGGGATTCTGATTGGCGCCGGCGACCAACGCCACATGGCCAAAGCCATGGCCAGCGCCGCGGGCATCGGCATACCCGCCATCATCTTGACCAGGGTCGCCGGGCTCGGCATCGGCTGGGTTTGGGGCGGAATTTGGCTCTTCATGCTGGCCCGCACCAGCCTGCTTTATCGCCGCTTCTTAAGTGGCCGGTGGCAAGTAACCGGGGCTTAG